The Psychrobacter sp. LV10R520-6 genome includes a region encoding these proteins:
- the greA gene encoding transcription elongation factor GreA, translating into MQRYPMTPQGHAALEAELKQLKNIDRPRITASIAEAREHGDLKENAEYHAAREQQGFCEARIRDIEAKLGGAQVIDISTLPKEGRIVFGVTVVIENMDTEEEKRYQIVGDDEADFKGGKISVNSPIARGLIGKYKGDEARIETPRGVVEYEIMEVIYG; encoded by the coding sequence ATGCAACGTTATCCTATGACTCCGCAAGGACATGCAGCCTTAGAAGCCGAGTTAAAACAGTTAAAAAATATCGATCGCCCTCGTATCACCGCCTCTATTGCTGAAGCGCGTGAACATGGTGACCTCAAAGAAAACGCTGAATATCACGCCGCCCGTGAGCAGCAAGGATTCTGTGAAGCGCGTATCCGCGATATCGAAGCCAAACTTGGCGGCGCCCAAGTAATAGATATCTCCACCTTACCGAAAGAAGGTCGGATAGTATTTGGCGTGACTGTGGTCATTGAAAATATGGATACCGAAGAAGAAAAGCGCTATCAAATCGTAGGTGATGACGAGGCGGATTTTAAAGGGGGTAAAATCTCTGTTAACTCACCTATTGCCCGTGGTCTGATCGGTAAATATAAAGGCGATGAAGCCCGCATTGAAACCCCAAGAGGTGTGGTTGAGTACGAAATAATGGAAGTGATTTACGGATAA
- a CDS encoding HAD family hydrolase has protein sequence MSTSATSPIIATNTATPAANAKNEPRILALFDLDHTLLDVDSDYLWGEYIVNNGLVDEAQYRTANQDFYEQYIEGTLDATEYNEFVAQFLTTLPLDRLHELREDYIKVEIEPHIRPKAIEVLCQHIEQGHDVVIISATNDFVVSAIAKRFGVEEANVLATPLEIKDERYTGKLTDKPNFKEGKIYHLDKWINKQQVAGINFDKTYAYSDSKNDIPLLEWADVAICVSPDDALHAHALAHRWAVEDWSI, from the coding sequence ATGAGTACGTCTGCCACCAGTCCCATTATTGCTACCAATACTGCCACACCAGCTGCTAACGCAAAAAATGAGCCGCGCATCTTAGCGCTGTTTGATTTAGACCATACCTTGCTCGATGTCGATAGCGATTATCTGTGGGGCGAATATATCGTTAATAACGGGCTGGTGGATGAGGCACAGTATCGGACAGCCAACCAAGATTTTTATGAGCAGTATATCGAAGGCACGCTGGATGCGACAGAGTACAATGAGTTTGTAGCACAGTTTTTGACCACGCTGCCGTTAGATCGTCTTCATGAGTTGCGTGAAGATTATATTAAGGTTGAGATTGAGCCGCATATCCGGCCAAAAGCAATAGAAGTATTGTGTCAGCACATTGAGCAGGGTCACGATGTGGTGATTATCTCTGCAACCAATGACTTTGTGGTATCCGCTATTGCTAAGCGTTTCGGTGTGGAAGAGGCCAATGTCTTAGCCACACCTCTTGAGATTAAAGATGAGCGTTATACCGGAAAATTAACCGATAAGCCTAACTTTAAAGAAGGTAAAATCTATCATTTAGATAAATGGATTAATAAGCAGCAAGTAGCCGGTATTAATTTTGACAAAACTTATGCTTATTCGGACTCTAAGAATGATATTCCGCTACTTGAATGGGCGGATGTGGCGATTTGTGTGTCACCTGATGATGCCTTACATGCTCACGCTTTGGCGCATCGCTGGGCAGTAGAAGATTGGTCAATTTAG
- a CDS encoding glycosyltransferase encodes MIVMRLLSSLKHDESERGIFHLGRALVENGHTSIIITSADDDNDLVRRLERDGNLYHQLHMNKKSWLSLLQVAPLRHLIEKYNPDVIHVHSRTPAWILHLALRRARVKRPPKLVATMYGFYPINKYSQALLDVDTIITVSDSVTNYLKKGLRREDIGHKVIKRIYRGIDTRRYPYRHNPSVYWLRHTFAEYPELEHKKWLVFPTIIGNEYGQEWLIDILGTLKEQFPNIHVIIMDEDHREDDVAHQDFRQRTNALDLADHITYVGGKRNDMREWLSAANIVMALANEPESIGINALQAIHLGTPVIGWDQAAFSEILQPLYPQGLVRKYNAQALCKAVRNQLESVTRPEMTNKFTMREMIKETLKVYQGLYDESLAKEQALSDTYSSRKLKKRLESAVKPIIKSSTDAANKQPIKPDIQKKPSVLTRVSKSVSKTMSKDN; translated from the coding sequence ATGATCGTGATGCGCTTATTGTCGTCTTTGAAGCATGATGAATCCGAACGCGGTATCTTTCACCTTGGGCGCGCGTTAGTAGAGAATGGGCATACCTCCATCATCATCACCAGTGCTGATGACGATAATGATCTGGTCAGACGCCTAGAGCGCGACGGCAATCTATACCATCAGCTGCATATGAATAAAAAGTCCTGGCTGTCGCTACTGCAAGTTGCGCCGCTACGACATTTAATTGAAAAGTATAATCCTGATGTTATTCATGTGCATTCGCGGACACCTGCATGGATACTGCATTTGGCACTGCGCCGGGCACGAGTAAAGCGCCCGCCGAAACTGGTTGCGACTATGTATGGCTTTTATCCGATTAATAAATACTCGCAAGCGTTGCTAGATGTCGATACTATTATTACGGTATCTGATAGTGTCACCAACTATCTAAAAAAAGGGCTACGCCGAGAAGATATTGGCCACAAAGTAATTAAACGTATCTACCGGGGTATTGATACCCGTCGTTATCCTTATCGGCATAATCCATCCGTGTATTGGCTGCGGCACACCTTTGCTGAATATCCTGAGCTTGAGCATAAAAAATGGCTGGTCTTTCCAACCATTATCGGCAATGAGTATGGACAAGAATGGCTAATCGATATCTTGGGCACTCTCAAAGAACAGTTCCCCAATATTCACGTTATTATTATGGATGAAGACCACAGAGAGGACGATGTGGCTCACCAAGACTTCCGCCAGCGCACCAACGCCCTTGATCTTGCTGATCATATTACCTATGTCGGTGGTAAACGTAACGACATGCGCGAATGGCTGTCAGCAGCTAATATTGTCATGGCACTTGCTAATGAGCCTGAGTCCATTGGTATTAACGCCCTACAGGCTATCCATCTGGGCACACCAGTCATTGGTTGGGATCAAGCAGCGTTTAGTGAGATTCTACAGCCACTATATCCACAAGGATTGGTCAGAAAATACAACGCTCAAGCGTTATGTAAAGCCGTAAGAAATCAGCTAGAGAGCGTCACTCGGCCTGAAATGACTAATAAATTTACTATGCGTGAGATGATCAAAGAAACCCTTAAGGTTTATCAAGGACTATATGATGAATCGCTGGCAAAAGAGCAAGCATTGTCAGACACCTACTCGTCACGCAAGCTTAAAAAGCGGCTTGAGTCTGCGGTGAAACCCATTATCAAATCATCTACTGATGCAGCTAATAAACAGCCTATTAAACCGGATATCCAAAAGAAGCCCTCAGTGCTGACGAGGGTCTCAAAATCAGTGTCAAAAACAATGAGCAAGGACAACTGA
- the carA gene encoding glutamine-hydrolyzing carbamoyl-phosphate synthase small subunit has protein sequence MNSSVEVQAILALADGTIFRGVSIGSEGHRVGEVVFNTAMTGYQEILTDPSYARQLVTLTYPHIGNTGTNSEDMESGNGHEIWAEGLIIRDSTMVTSSFRNSESLTDYLQRHDTVAIAEIDTRQLTRLLRDKGAQHGCIMTASNGETISTDDEQQAIKLAQEFSGLVGMDLAKECCNPDGFEWTAGTWELSDTLLNRDVVGSHDSGTGGFFKQIGTHIEAKYNVVAYDFGSKTNILRMLVDRGCYVTVVPAQTPIADVLAMNPDGIFLSNGPGDPAACDYAIDSVRHIIEQTDIPTFGICLGHQLIGLASGANTIKMKTGHHGANHPVQDLATGTVMITSQNHGFAVDEDTLPDNVKATHRSLFDGTNQGIELTNKPVFSFQGHPEASPGPHDCAPLFDKFAEMMEKAKTAQA, from the coding sequence TTGAATTCATCGGTAGAAGTACAAGCAATTTTGGCACTAGCAGACGGTACGATTTTTCGCGGTGTGAGTATCGGTAGTGAAGGTCATCGTGTTGGTGAGGTGGTATTTAATACAGCCATGACAGGCTATCAAGAGATCCTCACTGACCCCAGCTACGCGCGTCAATTGGTTACCTTAACCTACCCGCACATCGGTAACACTGGCACTAATAGCGAGGACATGGAGTCTGGTAACGGTCATGAAATTTGGGCAGAAGGCCTAATCATTCGTGATTCAACTATGGTCACCTCTAGCTTCCGTAACTCTGAATCACTTACCGACTATTTACAACGCCACGATACGGTCGCTATCGCTGAGATTGATACTCGCCAGCTCACCCGTTTACTACGTGACAAAGGGGCACAGCACGGCTGTATCATGACCGCCTCTAATGGCGAGACCATTAGCACTGATGACGAGCAGCAAGCCATTAAATTGGCGCAAGAGTTTTCTGGCTTGGTCGGAATGGATTTGGCAAAAGAATGCTGTAATCCTGACGGTTTTGAATGGACAGCAGGTACTTGGGAGTTGTCAGATACCCTACTTAACCGTGATGTAGTCGGTAGCCATGATAGCGGTACCGGTGGTTTTTTCAAACAGATCGGCACTCATATTGAAGCAAAATATAACGTGGTCGCTTATGACTTTGGTAGCAAAACCAATATCCTACGCATGCTGGTTGACCGTGGTTGCTATGTGACCGTGGTCCCTGCACAAACGCCTATCGCAGACGTACTAGCAATGAATCCAGACGGTATTTTCTTATCGAATGGTCCTGGTGACCCAGCGGCTTGTGACTACGCTATTGATAGCGTCCGTCATATTATTGAACAGACTGACATTCCAACCTTTGGTATTTGTTTGGGTCATCAACTGATTGGTCTTGCCAGTGGCGCGAATACCATTAAAATGAAGACTGGACATCACGGTGCGAACCATCCCGTACAAGATTTAGCGACTGGTACAGTGATGATTACCAGCCAAAATCATGGTTTTGCAGTTGATGAAGATACCTTGCCTGATAATGTAAAAGCCACCCATCGCTCATTATTCGATGGCACTAACCAAGGTATTGAGCTGACTAACAAGCCTGTATTTAGCTTCCAAGGTCATCCTGAGGCCAGCCCAGGTCCACATGATTGTGCGCCCTTGTTTGATAAGTTTGCTGAGATGATGGAAAAGGCTAAAACTGCACAAGCTTAA
- a CDS encoding TIGR03915 family putative DNA repair protein, giving the protein MLQQLQNMPYPIGQVTPSILLYEPNFEGWLSAVFYVYANKLQHNTALQLTAHDCYVLSLIDHAISVVTEQNKAQRVLVKINSLIGRSGMRQILWGFLSEKANIGTTLFHVVKYAIDYPDRLVMKDLGHLDVLELAQTVKSVGREKHRMEAFVRFEHTTDDIYFARVEPDFNVLPLIGEHFRQRYQDQHWAIYDLTRGYGIYYDKSQSTPSRPAALQTITDLDDTVLRNPASIHSVDEQRYQQFWQGYFTNVNIKERKNSRLHRQYLPQRYWKYLSEKQVLPNAEHLQKKR; this is encoded by the coding sequence ATGTTACAACAGCTACAAAACATGCCTTACCCTATTGGTCAGGTAACCCCTAGTATCTTGCTTTATGAGCCCAACTTTGAAGGCTGGCTCAGCGCGGTATTTTATGTCTATGCCAATAAATTGCAACATAATACAGCGCTACAGCTGACTGCTCATGATTGCTACGTACTCTCATTAATAGATCATGCCATTAGCGTTGTAACTGAGCAGAATAAAGCGCAAAGGGTACTGGTTAAGATTAATAGCCTCATCGGGCGTTCTGGTATGCGGCAAATTTTATGGGGCTTTTTATCTGAAAAGGCCAATATCGGTACGACCCTATTTCACGTGGTAAAATACGCTATCGACTATCCTGATCGACTGGTTATGAAAGATTTGGGTCACCTAGATGTCTTGGAGTTAGCACAAACTGTAAAGTCTGTTGGGCGAGAGAAACACCGGATGGAAGCCTTTGTACGCTTTGAACATACGACTGATGATATTTACTTTGCGCGCGTTGAGCCTGACTTTAACGTCCTACCACTGATTGGAGAGCATTTCCGTCAGCGTTATCAAGACCAGCACTGGGCGATTTACGATCTGACTCGTGGCTATGGTATTTATTACGACAAAAGCCAAAGTACGCCATCGCGTCCTGCTGCCCTGCAAACCATCACCGACCTCGATGATACTGTATTACGCAATCCCGCTAGCATACACAGTGTAGATGAGCAGCGCTATCAGCAGTTTTGGCAAGGCTACTTTACCAATGTTAATATTAAAGAGCGTAAAAACTCGCGTTTGCATAGACAGTATCTACCGCAGCGATACTGGAAGTATTTAAGCGAAAAACAAGTCTTGCCTAATGCTGAGCATCTACAAAAAAAGCGTTAA
- a CDS encoding gamma carbonic anhydrase family protein, with amino-acid sequence MIYQYLDKVPEFAVPFNGWVADTARVIGDVYLGHQASVWFGAVIRGDNERIHIGDYSNVQENSVIHTDEGIEVKIGNHVTIGHLAMLHGCEVGDNSLIGIGAVVLNNAKIGKNCIIGAKALVTEGKEIPDNSLVMGAPAKVVKILTDEQAGMIKESALHYAARCQKFKNGLKEVEQPE; translated from the coding sequence ATGATTTATCAATATTTAGACAAAGTACCTGAGTTTGCCGTCCCTTTTAACGGTTGGGTTGCCGACACAGCGCGCGTTATCGGAGATGTTTATTTAGGCCATCAAGCCAGCGTTTGGTTTGGCGCGGTGATTCGCGGTGACAATGAGCGTATCCATATTGGTGACTACAGTAACGTGCAAGAAAACAGCGTCATTCATACCGATGAAGGTATCGAAGTCAAAATTGGCAATCATGTCACTATTGGTCATCTAGCGATGCTGCACGGCTGCGAAGTCGGTGACAATAGCTTGATTGGTATTGGGGCGGTGGTGCTAAACAATGCTAAAATCGGCAAAAATTGCATCATCGGTGCTAAAGCCTTGGTTACTGAAGGCAAAGAAATTCCAGATAATTCACTGGTAATGGGTGCACCTGCAAAAGTGGTTAAAATCTTGACCGATGAGCAAGCAGGTATGATCAAAGAATCTGCCCTACATTACGCTGCCCGATGCCAAAAGTTCAAAAATGGACTTAAAGAAGTTGAGCAACCTGAGTAA
- the carB gene encoding carbamoyl-phosphate synthase large subunit yields the protein MPKRTDIKSILIIGAGPIVIGQACEFDYSGAQACKALKEEGYRVILVNSNPATIMTDPAMADATYIEPITWQTVEQIIAKERPDAILPTMGGQTALNCALELDKHGVLTKYNCELIGATKDSIEMAEDRNLFDKAMKRIGLECPRAETAETMEEAFATQEKMGYPCIIRPSFTMGGSGGGIAYNRDEFIEVCERGFDLSPNHQLLIDESLIGWKEYETEVVRDKNDNCIIVCTIENFDPMGVHTGDSITVAPAQTLTDKEYQIMRNASLAVLREIGVETGGSNVQFGINPETGRMVVIEMNPRVSRSSALASKATGFPIAKIAAKLAVGYTLDELQNDITGGKTPASFEPALDYVVTKIPRFNFEKFPQADNILSTQMKSVGEVMAIGRNFQESMQKALRGLETGADGFDEQIDFAAIKEGTLSADKARSEITNRLTIPTPERIFYIADAFRIGMSVDDVFKFTNIDPWFLVQIEDIVKTEAAVKTLGFGGLTEKNLRSFKRKGLSDLRLAKLLGISQKQLRTKRWDLGIYPVYKRVDTCAAEFETSTAYMYSTYDSECESNPTDKKKIMVIGSGPNRIGQGIEFDYCCVHAALAMREDGYETIMVNCNPETVSTDYDISDRLYFEPITLEDVLEIVRIEQPDGVIVQFGGQTPLKLARTLEAAGVKIIGTSPDAIDRAEDRERFQHMIQQLNLIQPTNALATSLEDGLVKAKDVGYPLVVRPSYVLGGRAMEIVYNEDELKHYLRTAVQASNEAPVLLDRFLDDAIEVDVDCICDGTDVVIGGIMQHIEQAGVHSGDSACSLPPYSLSDELCDVMRAQTVAMAKELGVIGLMNVQFAVKGETVYILEVNPRAARTVPFVSKCIGASLAKVAARCMAGTSLKDQGFTKEIKPTFFAVKEAVFPFAKFPGVDPILSPEMKSTGEVMGVGKTFGEAFYKAVIGSNERLPGLPTEGETKTVFISVRDSDKAQIAPIARQLIDFGFNIVATTGTQKVLADNGIECKKINKVTEGRPHIVDALKNGKIDLIINTTEGKQAQEDSFSIRRSALQGKVFYVTTLGAADAVCKSYAIDLPFEVYKLQDLHEQAKTVDVAE from the coding sequence ATGCCAAAACGTACCGACATAAAAAGCATTCTTATCATTGGCGCAGGCCCTATCGTCATCGGGCAAGCGTGCGAATTTGACTACTCAGGTGCACAGGCGTGTAAAGCGCTGAAAGAAGAGGGCTACCGCGTCATTTTGGTTAACTCAAACCCTGCAACCATCATGACTGACCCAGCCATGGCCGATGCCACTTATATTGAACCAATTACTTGGCAAACGGTTGAGCAAATCATTGCTAAAGAACGTCCTGATGCCATCTTGCCAACGATGGGCGGCCAAACCGCGCTGAACTGTGCATTAGAATTAGACAAGCATGGTGTACTAACCAAATACAATTGCGAGCTGATTGGCGCAACCAAAGACTCAATTGAGATGGCAGAAGACCGCAACTTATTTGATAAAGCGATGAAGCGTATTGGCCTTGAATGTCCACGTGCTGAAACCGCTGAAACCATGGAAGAAGCTTTTGCCACCCAAGAAAAAATGGGCTATCCCTGTATCATTCGTCCGTCATTTACTATGGGTGGCTCAGGTGGTGGTATCGCTTATAACCGCGATGAATTCATCGAGGTTTGTGAGCGCGGTTTTGATTTATCTCCAAATCATCAGCTACTCATTGATGAGTCCTTGATTGGTTGGAAAGAGTACGAGACAGAGGTCGTACGTGATAAAAACGACAATTGCATCATCGTCTGTACGATTGAAAACTTTGATCCAATGGGCGTCCATACAGGTGATTCAATCACGGTCGCGCCAGCACAAACCTTGACCGATAAAGAATACCAAATCATGCGTAACGCCTCGCTCGCAGTATTGCGTGAAATTGGGGTTGAAACGGGCGGCTCCAATGTGCAGTTCGGTATCAACCCTGAAACCGGTCGTATGGTCGTTATCGAGATGAACCCACGGGTGTCACGTTCATCAGCGCTTGCTTCAAAAGCGACTGGCTTCCCCATTGCCAAAATCGCAGCCAAACTGGCCGTCGGCTATACGCTCGATGAATTGCAAAATGACATTACTGGTGGCAAAACCCCGGCCAGCTTCGAGCCTGCGCTCGATTATGTGGTCACTAAGATTCCACGTTTTAACTTCGAGAAGTTCCCACAAGCGGATAATATCTTATCGACCCAAATGAAGTCGGTTGGTGAAGTGATGGCTATCGGCCGTAACTTTCAAGAGTCGATGCAAAAAGCCCTACGCGGGTTAGAGACAGGCGCAGATGGTTTTGATGAGCAAATCGACTTTGCTGCCATAAAGGAAGGAACGCTTAGCGCTGATAAAGCACGCTCTGAGATTACCAATCGTTTGACCATTCCAACTCCTGAACGCATTTTTTATATCGCTGATGCTTTCCGTATTGGTATGAGCGTTGACGACGTCTTTAAATTTACCAATATCGACCCGTGGTTCTTGGTGCAGATTGAAGATATCGTCAAAACTGAAGCCGCCGTTAAAACGCTAGGCTTCGGTGGTCTAACTGAGAAAAACTTACGTAGTTTTAAGCGTAAAGGGTTATCAGACTTACGTTTGGCCAAACTGCTGGGTATATCACAAAAGCAACTGCGCACCAAACGTTGGGACTTGGGCATTTATCCAGTCTATAAGCGCGTAGATACTTGTGCGGCAGAATTTGAGACCAGCACCGCTTACATGTACTCTACTTATGATAGCGAGTGTGAATCGAATCCGACTGACAAGAAAAAAATTATGGTTATCGGTAGCGGTCCGAACCGTATCGGCCAAGGTATCGAGTTTGACTATTGCTGTGTCCATGCCGCGCTAGCAATGCGCGAAGATGGCTATGAGACCATCATGGTCAACTGTAACCCTGAAACGGTTTCAACTGACTATGACATCTCAGATCGCCTGTATTTTGAGCCGATTACTCTAGAAGATGTACTAGAGATTGTACGGATTGAGCAACCTGATGGCGTTATCGTGCAGTTCGGTGGACAAACACCACTAAAACTTGCCCGCACCCTTGAAGCCGCTGGCGTCAAAATCATCGGTACTAGTCCTGATGCGATTGACCGTGCTGAAGACCGTGAACGCTTCCAACATATGATTCAACAGTTGAATCTTATTCAGCCGACCAACGCCCTCGCAACCAGTTTAGAAGATGGTTTGGTAAAAGCCAAAGACGTTGGTTATCCATTGGTTGTGCGTCCCTCTTATGTTCTCGGTGGTCGCGCCATGGAAATCGTTTATAACGAAGACGAGTTAAAACATTACCTACGCACCGCAGTACAAGCTTCCAATGAAGCACCGGTATTGCTCGATCGCTTTTTAGATGATGCGATCGAAGTTGATGTTGATTGTATCTGCGACGGCACTGATGTGGTCATTGGCGGTATCATGCAGCATATCGAGCAGGCTGGCGTGCACTCAGGTGACTCAGCGTGTTCATTACCGCCCTACTCATTATCAGATGAATTATGTGATGTCATGCGCGCCCAAACTGTTGCCATGGCTAAAGAGCTTGGCGTCATTGGACTTATGAACGTTCAGTTTGCGGTCAAAGGTGAAACCGTTTATATCTTAGAAGTCAATCCACGTGCTGCGCGTACCGTGCCTTTTGTCTCTAAATGTATCGGTGCCTCTTTGGCAAAAGTTGCCGCACGCTGTATGGCTGGCACTTCATTGAAAGACCAAGGCTTTACCAAAGAGATTAAACCGACCTTCTTTGCAGTCAAAGAAGCAGTCTTCCCGTTTGCTAAATTCCCTGGCGTCGATCCTATCTTGAGCCCTGAGATGAAATCAACTGGTGAAGTGATGGGTGTGGGTAAAACCTTCGGCGAAGCCTTTTACAAAGCCGTTATCGGTAGTAATGAGCGTCTGCCTGGCTTACCGACTGAAGGCGAAACCAAAACCGTCTTTATCTCAGTTCGTGACAGCGACAAAGCGCAAATCGCTCCTATCGCTCGTCAGCTGATAGACTTTGGTTTTAACATTGTGGCCACTACCGGTACCCAAAAAGTACTTGCTGACAACGGTATTGAGTGTAAAAAAATCAACAAGGTCACCGAAGGACGTCCACATATCGTTGATGCCTTAAAAAACGGTAAAATTGATTTAATTATTAATACCACCGAAGGCAAGCAAGCGCAAGAGGATTCATTCTCTATCCGCCGTAGCGCGCTACAAGGTAAAGTGTTCTACGTGACTACTTTAGGGGCAGCCGACGCGGTTTGTAAATCTTATGCTATCGACTTGCCATTTGAAGTCTATAAACTACAAGATTTGCATGAGCAAGCAAAGACAGTTGACGTGGCTGAATAA
- a CDS encoding phosphatase PAP2 family protein, which translates to MIGKKYAPILLLSSSLVVASPSYAANTSGIEKAGDIIAIAIPAIAYGSTYYKDDKSGRQQFYQAFGTNLAVTYGLKAIINKERPNGSDDKSFPSSHTSVAFQGASFIHKRYGLEYSIPAYIGAGFVAYSRLEADEHDAVDVLAGAALGIASSMYLTKNYNDQLYIAPSLAPDYYGLTVHYQFK; encoded by the coding sequence ATGATCGGCAAAAAATACGCACCTATACTGTTATTGTCGAGTAGCCTGGTTGTGGCTAGCCCTAGTTATGCAGCCAATACCTCTGGTATTGAAAAAGCAGGCGATATTATTGCAATAGCGATACCCGCCATTGCTTACGGTAGCACATATTATAAGGATGATAAATCTGGGCGTCAGCAATTTTATCAAGCGTTCGGCACTAATCTTGCGGTGACCTATGGGCTAAAAGCTATTATTAATAAGGAACGGCCCAATGGTAGCGATGATAAATCTTTTCCATCAAGCCATACCTCGGTCGCCTTTCAAGGTGCCAGCTTTATTCACAAACGCTATGGCTTAGAATATAGTATTCCTGCTTATATTGGCGCAGGCTTTGTGGCCTATAGCCGCTTAGAGGCCGACGAGCATGATGCGGTCGATGTGTTGGCTGGGGCAGCATTGGGTATCGCCAGCAGTATGTATTTAACCAAAAATTATAATGATCAATTGTACATCGCACCTTCATTAGCGCCAGACTATTATGGTCTAACGGTGCATTATCAATTTAAGTAG